The proteins below are encoded in one region of Streptomyces roseirectus:
- a CDS encoding transcriptional regulator, translated as MGRPPLDRQPNTRLAYWMSRAHMGNNRLARLITERAAAQGITGIATDESRVRAWLKGTVPRDPVPRLLADVLSGATGTDLTLADVGLPGETGPTGIRSPWTRTGALTSLSQIIRSELMLPDTRTGPDAADVLTSNDLLAPLQEWLLSQPDDADTARPGHRIGMSEVDGIRQITTAFRDLDNRHGGVLSRSAVLAQTDTVLTLLKTSTYTEAVGRELFSAAADLASVAGWMTFDAGRHTAAQRTFVSALRAAAEAGDKRIGAHILQCMARQMSHLGHVDDALDLVALAQYGARRDLTPAAASMLAALEARFHAITGNTADSEAAAARALDAYERVQPTAEAPYMAFFDLPELQATLGMAHQIAARHLDGTARTRHVRRSADLVQQALDARPEHRRRSKAFDHLGLARTHLAGSNPDAAAEETARCLQLLGAVHSRRVTDRLGELYREAEPFTTTAPGRDLREQIHDRLTTPTGPGI; from the coding sequence ATGGGCAGGCCCCCGCTCGACCGGCAGCCGAACACCCGCCTGGCCTACTGGATGAGCCGGGCACACATGGGCAACAACCGGCTGGCCCGCCTGATCACCGAACGCGCCGCCGCCCAGGGCATCACCGGGATCGCCACCGACGAGAGCCGCGTCCGGGCCTGGCTGAAGGGCACCGTGCCCCGTGACCCCGTGCCCCGCCTGCTGGCCGACGTCCTCAGCGGCGCGACCGGCACCGACCTCACCCTCGCCGACGTCGGTCTGCCCGGAGAGACAGGCCCCACCGGTATCCGGAGCCCGTGGACCCGTACGGGCGCCCTCACCTCCCTCAGCCAGATCATCCGGAGCGAACTGATGCTGCCCGACACCCGCACCGGCCCCGATGCCGCCGACGTCCTCACCAGCAACGACCTCCTGGCCCCCTTGCAGGAATGGCTCCTGTCACAGCCCGACGACGCCGACACCGCCCGGCCCGGCCACCGCATCGGCATGTCCGAGGTCGACGGCATCCGCCAGATCACCACCGCGTTCCGCGACCTCGACAACCGGCACGGCGGCGTCCTGTCCCGCTCCGCCGTCCTCGCCCAGACCGACACCGTCCTCACCCTGCTGAAGACCAGCACCTACACCGAGGCGGTGGGACGCGAACTGTTCTCCGCCGCCGCCGACCTCGCGAGCGTCGCCGGCTGGATGACTTTCGACGCCGGCCGCCACACCGCCGCCCAGCGCACCTTCGTCTCCGCCCTGCGCGCCGCCGCCGAGGCCGGCGACAAACGCATCGGCGCCCACATCCTCCAGTGCATGGCCCGCCAGATGTCCCACCTCGGACACGTCGACGACGCCCTCGACCTCGTCGCACTCGCCCAGTACGGCGCACGCCGCGACCTCACCCCCGCCGCAGCCTCCATGCTCGCCGCCCTCGAAGCCCGCTTCCACGCGATCACCGGGAACACCGCCGACAGCGAAGCCGCCGCCGCCCGCGCCCTGGACGCCTACGAGCGCGTCCAGCCCACCGCCGAGGCCCCCTACATGGCCTTCTTCGACCTCCCCGAACTCCAGGCGACCCTGGGCATGGCCCACCAGATCGCCGCCCGCCACCTCGACGGCACCGCCCGCACCCGCCACGTCCGCCGCTCCGCCGACCTCGTCCAGCAGGCCCTCGACGCCCGCCCCGAACACCGCCGCCGCAGCAAAGCCTTCGACCACCTCGGCCTCGCCCGCACCCATCTCGCCGGCAGCAACCCCGACGCAGCCGCCGAGGAAACCGCCCGCTGTCTCCAGCTCCTGGGCGCCGTCCACTCCCGGCGCGTCACCGACCGCCTCGGCGAGCTCTACCGCGAAGCCGAACCCTTCACCACCACCGCACCCGGCCGCGACCTCCGCGAACAGATCCACGACCGGCTCACCACCCCGACCGGCCCCGGCATCTGA
- a CDS encoding DUF3017 domain-containing protein: protein MRQGDIERGEGTVGEEVVRRSRRFPRITRDTARPEGSGRAVAGARSVQARQWPMLAVLGTVGVGLLVTAFDQFRVGSILVGVALIGGAAMRWVMPDVGMLAVRSRFTDIVTYGVLGVVIVLLALMAQPDPLLQIPFLKDTLHFTVQT, encoded by the coding sequence GTGCGGCAGGGCGACATCGAGCGAGGTGAGGGGACTGTGGGCGAAGAGGTAGTGCGGCGTAGTCGGAGGTTTCCGCGGATCACGCGGGACACGGCTCGGCCGGAGGGGAGTGGGAGGGCGGTCGCGGGGGCGCGGTCGGTGCAGGCGAGGCAGTGGCCGATGTTGGCTGTGTTGGGCACTGTGGGGGTGGGGTTGTTGGTTACGGCGTTCGATCAGTTTCGGGTGGGGAGCATTCTTGTGGGGGTGGCGTTGATCGGGGGGGCCGCTATGCGGTGGGTCATGCCTGATGTGGGGATGCTCGCCGTGCGGTCCCGGTTCACCGACATCGTCACGTACGGGGTGTTGGGGGTCGTCATCGTGTTGCTCGCGTTGATGGCGCAGCCCGATCCGCTGCTTCAGATCCCCTTCCTCAAGGACACCCTCCACTTCACCGTGCAGACGTGA
- a CDS encoding bifunctional methylenetetrahydrofolate dehydrogenase/methenyltetrahydrofolate cyclohydrolase, with product MTAQILDGKATAAEIKSDLTARVAALRERGVTPGLGTVLVGDDPGSRKYVAGKHRDCAEVGIASIERELSATATQDDVEKVVRELNEDPACTGYIVQLPLPAGLDENRVLGLMDPAKDADGLHPVNLGRLVLGEPAPLPCTPNGILTLLRRHGVEIAGAHVVVVGRGVTIGRPMPLLLTRRTENATVTQCHTGTHDLPSHLRRADIIIAAAGSPHLIRAEDVKPGAAVLDVGVSRGPDGKILGDVHPDVREVAAWLSPNPGGVGPMTRAQLLVNVVEAAERGVG from the coding sequence ATGACCGCCCAGATCCTCGATGGCAAGGCCACCGCGGCCGAGATCAAGTCGGACCTCACCGCACGTGTGGCGGCGCTGAGAGAGCGGGGCGTCACGCCCGGCCTCGGAACCGTCCTCGTCGGGGACGACCCCGGCAGCCGCAAGTACGTCGCCGGCAAGCACCGGGACTGCGCGGAGGTCGGGATCGCCTCCATCGAACGCGAGTTGTCCGCGACGGCCACGCAGGACGACGTCGAGAAGGTCGTCCGCGAACTCAACGAGGACCCCGCCTGCACGGGCTACATCGTCCAACTCCCGCTGCCCGCGGGCCTCGACGAGAACCGCGTCCTCGGGCTGATGGACCCCGCGAAGGACGCGGACGGCCTCCACCCCGTGAACCTCGGCCGCCTCGTCCTCGGCGAACCCGCGCCCCTGCCCTGCACCCCCAACGGCATCCTCACCCTCCTGCGCCGCCACGGCGTGGAGATCGCCGGCGCCCACGTCGTGGTCGTCGGCCGAGGCGTCACCATCGGCCGCCCCATGCCCCTCCTCCTCACCCGCCGCACCGAGAACGCGACGGTCACCCAGTGCCACACCGGCACCCACGATCTCCCCTCCCACCTCCGCCGCGCCGACATCATCATCGCGGCAGCGGGCTCCCCTCACTTGATCCGAGCGGAAGACGTCAAACCAGGCGCCGCAGTCCTGGACGTAGGCGTCTCCCGAGGCCCCGACGGCAAAATCCTCGGCGACGTCCACCCGGACGTCCGCGAAGTCGCCGCCTGGCTCTCCCCCAACCCCGGCGGCGTCGGCCCCATGACCCGCGCCCAGTTGCTGGTGAACGTGGTGGAGGCGGCTGAGCGGGGGGTTGGGTGA
- a CDS encoding RDD family protein, which yields MSFGAPPPGNPYGQQPPQPQPGGYGQPQPGYGQPQQPGYPQQGYGYPQDPYAQQQPPQPGAYPSYPQAPGGGYPQGYGTGPQVASMGRRFAARLIDGVIIGVLYTAFAIAGVAGSISSMQDCDPNASTAVYNACMDGAANDFASKFGAVLAVLGIVSLLYEWLMVGLKGATLGKLALGLRVVNVETGQKPGLGSSFIRWIIPIVGSFACGIGQLLVYLSPFWDKSGRQQGWHDKAAKTMVIHNQ from the coding sequence ATGAGTTTCGGCGCGCCGCCGCCCGGCAACCCCTACGGCCAGCAGCCCCCGCAGCCGCAGCCCGGCGGCTACGGACAGCCGCAGCCCGGGTACGGCCAGCCGCAGCAACCGGGGTACCCGCAGCAGGGCTACGGCTACCCGCAGGACCCGTACGCGCAGCAGCAGCCCCCGCAGCCCGGCGCCTACCCGAGCTACCCGCAGGCCCCCGGCGGCGGCTACCCGCAGGGCTACGGCACCGGCCCCCAGGTCGCGTCCATGGGCCGCCGCTTCGCCGCGCGCCTGATCGACGGCGTCATCATCGGCGTCCTCTACACCGCCTTCGCGATAGCCGGCGTCGCGGGCAGCATCAGCTCGATGCAGGACTGCGACCCGAACGCCTCCACAGCCGTCTACAACGCCTGCATGGACGGCGCCGCGAACGACTTCGCCTCCAAGTTCGGCGCGGTCCTCGCCGTCCTCGGCATCGTCAGCCTCCTCTACGAGTGGCTGATGGTCGGCCTCAAGGGCGCGACCCTCGGCAAGCTCGCCCTCGGCCTGCGCGTCGTCAACGTCGAAACGGGTCAGAAGCCCGGTCTCGGCTCGTCGTTCATCCGCTGGATCATCCCGATCGTCGGCAGCTTCGCCTGCGGCATCGGCCAGCTCCTCGTCTACCTGTCCCCGTTCTGGGACAAGTCGGGCCGCCAGCAGGGCTGGCACGACAAGGCGGCCAAGACGATGGTCATCCACAACCAGTAG
- a CDS encoding FHA domain-containing protein translates to MHSLIVVPPTCADANGQIKLRAGERLTFGRADAGLVIAHEGVPRVAGELTPDRTFWLLSNHSEDQTYVVENPEGAGEHVKVAPGRLDAPVPFEFSRVVLPAAGDLLTFDVWAPRHAFRSVSRHGLAGALTAPAFSLDRTKRYFAVLTALCEPRLRGEPHAPLPAVEDLVVRLREVWPGVTRSAVYWNIDYLAVKLRLREDTAEPGGRRLNGKKETLVALALRFDLVQEDDLRLLSAPALREA, encoded by the coding sequence ATGCACAGCCTCATCGTCGTACCGCCGACGTGTGCGGACGCGAACGGGCAGATCAAGCTCCGCGCGGGCGAACGGCTGACGTTCGGCAGAGCGGACGCCGGACTGGTCATCGCGCACGAGGGGGTGCCCCGCGTCGCCGGGGAACTCACTCCCGACCGCACCTTCTGGCTGCTGAGCAACCACAGCGAGGACCAGACCTACGTCGTCGAGAACCCGGAGGGCGCCGGCGAGCACGTGAAGGTCGCGCCGGGCCGGCTGGACGCGCCGGTGCCCTTCGAGTTCTCCCGCGTCGTCCTGCCCGCCGCCGGCGACCTCCTCACCTTCGACGTGTGGGCCCCGCGCCACGCCTTCCGCAGCGTGTCCCGGCACGGCCTCGCGGGCGCGCTCACCGCTCCCGCGTTCTCCCTGGACCGCACGAAGCGCTACTTCGCCGTCCTGACGGCCCTGTGCGAGCCCCGCCTGCGCGGCGAACCGCACGCCCCGCTGCCGGCCGTCGAAGACCTCGTCGTGCGCCTGCGCGAGGTGTGGCCCGGCGTGACCCGTTCCGCCGTCTACTGGAACATCGACTACCTCGCCGTCAAGCTCCGGCTGCGCGAGGACACCGCCGAGCCCGGCGGCCGCCGTCTCAACGGCAAGAAGGAGACCCTGGTGGCCCTGGCCCTGCGCTTCGACCTGGTCCAGGAGGACGACCTGAGGCTGCTGTCCGCGCCGGCCCTCAGGGAGGCGTGA
- a CDS encoding serine/threonine-protein kinase — translation MSVDVPQGYRVGGWEVREPLACGAFATVYAGRRAGDTPGLPRQVALKFLPTGTRTPRQLHHLRELAEREVELLSRLRTPRLIRLYETLTVEDPGRPELDGATVLVLERAEGSLDNLPLGNVRVLAQICEGLHQLHHAGWVHGDLKPANVLLMKDGSVRLADFSTAAELEGTYAYAPAFTTPDYTPPELLWPEVSERGTRTRPSADIWAFGVLAHVLLTGTYPLPGATPQARTDAALRHAQGTEELRLSPELPAGWPEIVRDCLAPAHTERVSTEALLRRVEHLAGTTRSPRLPRLRPRRLRRTALVTALALALLGAGTATYAALREQEPTTSTAPPTCEKPAPHTDTKNRTGYTAGWNTTWDFTVRRGDGGSQVRELQCLLRHLHDIPEVGTVDGDFGPMTDDAVVTFQKRAGLDANGVVDARTWTALRKAD, via the coding sequence ATGAGCGTCGACGTCCCCCAGGGGTACCGGGTCGGCGGCTGGGAGGTCCGCGAGCCGCTGGCGTGCGGCGCGTTCGCCACGGTGTACGCGGGCCGGCGCGCCGGGGACACCCCCGGGCTGCCCCGCCAGGTCGCCCTGAAGTTCCTGCCGACCGGCACCCGCACCCCGCGTCAACTCCACCACCTGCGTGAACTAGCCGAACGTGAGGTCGAGTTGCTGTCCCGGCTGCGGACGCCCCGGCTGATCCGCCTCTACGAGACGCTGACCGTCGAGGACCCCGGCCGGCCCGAACTCGACGGCGCCACCGTCCTCGTCCTCGAACGCGCCGAGGGCTCCCTGGACAACCTGCCGCTGGGGAACGTCCGGGTGCTGGCGCAGATCTGCGAGGGCCTGCACCAGCTGCATCACGCCGGCTGGGTGCACGGCGACCTCAAACCGGCCAACGTCCTGCTGATGAAGGACGGTTCGGTACGGCTGGCCGACTTCAGCACGGCCGCCGAACTGGAGGGCACCTACGCCTACGCCCCCGCGTTCACCACCCCCGACTACACCCCGCCGGAACTCCTGTGGCCCGAGGTCAGCGAACGCGGCACCCGGACCCGTCCGTCCGCCGACATCTGGGCCTTCGGCGTCCTCGCCCACGTCCTGCTCACCGGCACCTACCCGCTCCCCGGCGCCACCCCGCAGGCCCGCACGGACGCCGCCCTGCGCCACGCCCAGGGCACCGAGGAACTGCGCCTGTCCCCCGAACTCCCCGCCGGCTGGCCGGAGATCGTGCGGGACTGCCTGGCCCCGGCGCACACCGAACGCGTCTCCACCGAGGCGCTGCTGCGCCGCGTGGAACACCTGGCCGGCACCACCCGCTCCCCCCGCCTCCCCCGCCTGCGCCCCCGCCGCCTGCGCCGCACCGCCCTGGTCACCGCCCTCGCCCTCGCCCTGCTGGGCGCGGGGACGGCCACGTACGCGGCCCTGCGCGAGCAAGAGCCGACGACCAGCACCGCCCCGCCGACCTGCGAGAAGCCCGCGCCGCACACGGACACGAAGAACCGCACCGGCTACACGGCCGGCTGGAACACCACCTGGGACTTCACCGTCCGACGCGGCGACGGCGGCAGCCAGGTCCGCGAACTCCAGTGCCTGCTCCGCCACTTGCACGACATCCCCGAAGTCGGCACGGTCGACGGCGACTTCGGCCCGATGACCGACGACGCGGTCGTCACCTTCCAGAAACGCGCGGGCCTCGACGCGAACGGCGTGGTGGACGCGCGCACTTGGACGGCGCTGCGCAAGGCGGACTAG
- the purH gene encoding bifunctional phosphoribosylaminoimidazolecarboxamide formyltransferase/IMP cyclohydrolase: MTAEAAISENVRPIRRALVSVYDKTGLEELAQGLHAAGVQLVSTGSTAARIAGAGVPVTKVEELTGFPECLDGRVKTLHPKVHAGILADLRLDSHREQLAELGVEPFDLVVVNLYPFRATVASGASPDECVEQIDIGGPSMVRAAAKNHPSVAVVTDPARYADVLKAVADGGFDLVARKRLAAEAFRHTAEYDIAVSSWFASTYAPADDSQFPEFIASSLERKSTLRYGENPHQPAALYVDGTGVGLAEAEQLHGKEMSYNNYTDTDAARRAAYDHDEPAVAIIKHANPCGIAVGSDVAEAHRKAHACDPLSAFGGVIAVNRPVSKEMAEQVAEIFTEVIVAPDYEDGALEALAKKKNIRVLKAPAAPAHPAEVKPIDGGALLQVTDRLQADGDDPANWQLATGEALSADELAELAFAWKACRAVKSNAILLAKDGASVGVGMGQVNRVDSAKLAVERAGAERAQGSYAASDAFFPFPDGLEILVAAGVKAVVQPGGSVRDELVVEAAKKAGVTMYFTGTRHFFH; encoded by the coding sequence GTGACCGCCGAGGCTGCAATCTCCGAGAACGTGCGGCCCATCCGCCGCGCGCTCGTCAGCGTGTACGACAAGACCGGCCTGGAGGAGCTGGCCCAGGGCCTGCACGCGGCCGGGGTCCAGCTCGTCTCCACCGGCTCCACCGCCGCCCGGATCGCCGGCGCGGGCGTCCCCGTCACCAAGGTCGAGGAGCTGACCGGGTTCCCCGAGTGCCTGGACGGCCGCGTCAAGACCCTGCACCCCAAGGTGCACGCCGGGATCCTCGCGGACCTGCGGCTCGACAGCCACCGTGAGCAGCTGGCCGAGCTGGGGGTCGAGCCGTTCGACCTCGTCGTCGTCAACCTCTACCCGTTCCGCGCGACGGTCGCCTCGGGCGCGAGCCCCGACGAGTGCGTCGAGCAGATCGACATCGGCGGCCCGTCCATGGTGCGCGCCGCCGCGAAGAACCACCCGTCGGTGGCGGTCGTCACGGACCCGGCCCGGTACGCGGACGTCCTGAAGGCCGTGGCGGACGGCGGCTTCGACCTCGTCGCCCGCAAGCGGCTCGCCGCCGAGGCGTTCCGGCACACCGCCGAGTACGACATCGCGGTGTCGAGCTGGTTCGCGAGCACCTACGCCCCCGCGGACGACTCTCAGTTCCCCGAGTTCATCGCCTCGTCCCTGGAGCGCAAGAGCACCCTGCGCTACGGCGAGAACCCGCACCAGCCGGCCGCGCTCTACGTCGACGGTACGGGTGTCGGTCTCGCCGAGGCCGAGCAGCTGCACGGCAAGGAGATGTCGTACAACAACTACACGGACACGGACGCCGCGCGCCGTGCCGCGTACGACCACGACGAGCCGGCCGTCGCGATCATCAAGCACGCCAACCCCTGTGGGATCGCGGTCGGTTCGGACGTCGCGGAGGCGCACCGCAAGGCCCACGCGTGTGACCCGCTGTCCGCGTTCGGCGGGGTGATCGCGGTCAACCGGCCGGTGTCCAAGGAGATGGCCGAGCAGGTCGCGGAGATCTTCACCGAGGTCATCGTCGCGCCCGACTACGAGGACGGCGCCCTCGAAGCGCTCGCCAAGAAGAAGAACATCCGCGTCCTGAAGGCCCCGGCCGCGCCCGCGCACCCCGCCGAGGTCAAGCCGATCGACGGCGGCGCGCTCCTCCAGGTCACCGACCGCCTCCAGGCCGACGGCGACGATCCGGCGAACTGGCAGCTTGCGACCGGCGAGGCCCTGTCCGCCGACGAGCTGGCCGAGCTGGCGTTCGCCTGGAAGGCGTGCCGCGCGGTCAAGTCCAACGCGATCCTCCTCGCCAAGGACGGCGCCTCCGTCGGCGTCGGCATGGGCCAGGTCAACCGCGTCGACTCCGCGAAGCTCGCGGTCGAGCGGGCCGGCGCCGAGCGCGCGCAGGGCTCCTACGCCGCCTCCGACGCGTTCTTCCCCTTCCCCGACGGCCTCGAAATCCTCGTCGCCGCCGGCGTGAAGGCCGTCGTCCAGCCGGGCGGCTCGGTCCGCGACGAACTCGTCGTCGAGGCCGCGAAGAAGGCGGGCGTGACGATGTACTTCACGGGGACGCGGCACTTCTTCCACTGA
- the purN gene encoding phosphoribosylglycinamide formyltransferase, giving the protein MPVSLLPVGRFVDFPVSRATKHLYDRTKTAQRPRSTTAHPRTKPPHETTARKGLNVAEPHRLVVLVSGSGTNLQALLDHIEKTGEQEYGARVVAVGADRDGIEGLARAERAGIPTFVVRVKDHGTRHDWDAALAAAVAAHEPDLVVSAGFMKIVGKEFLALFGGRFVNTHPALLPSFPGAHGVRDALAYGAKVTGCTVHFVDDGVDTGPIIAQGVVEIRDEDDESALHERIKEVERRLLVEVVGRLARRGHRIEGRKVVIP; this is encoded by the coding sequence GTGCCGGTATCGTTGCTGCCGGTCGGCCGCTTCGTAGACTTCCCCGTATCCCGGGCGACGAAGCATTTGTACGACCGCACAAAGACCGCACAAAGACCGCGCAGCACCACCGCGCACCCCCGCACGAAACCCCCGCACGAAACCACCGCACGAAAGGGCCTGAACGTGGCCGAGCCGCACCGCCTGGTCGTCCTGGTCTCCGGCTCCGGTACGAACCTCCAGGCCCTCCTCGACCACATCGAGAAGACCGGCGAGCAGGAGTACGGGGCCCGTGTCGTGGCCGTCGGCGCCGACCGCGACGGCATCGAGGGCCTGGCCAGAGCCGAACGCGCCGGGATCCCGACGTTCGTCGTCCGCGTCAAGGACCACGGCACCCGGCACGACTGGGACGCCGCTCTCGCCGCCGCCGTCGCCGCGCACGAACCCGACCTCGTCGTCTCCGCCGGTTTCATGAAGATCGTCGGCAAGGAGTTCCTGGCCCTGTTCGGCGGCCGGTTCGTGAACACGCACCCGGCGCTGCTGCCGAGTTTCCCCGGTGCCCACGGCGTCCGCGACGCGCTCGCGTACGGCGCCAAGGTCACCGGCTGCACCGTCCACTTCGTCGACGACGGCGTCGACACCGGCCCGATCATCGCCCAGGGCGTGGTCGAGATCCGGGACGAGGACGACGAGAGCGCGCTGCACGAGCGCATCAAGGAAGTCGAGCGAAGGCTGCTCGTCGAGGTCGTGGGACGGCTCGCCCGCCGCGGCCACCGCATTGAGGGACGAAAGGTAGTTATCCCGTGA
- a CDS encoding cell division protein PerM — protein MTGVNPMTARRPPLSALSSLPARLRDRSPGLAAGFLGGVLAAGLGLGSVAVLVMVLWISSPYPDSGPGGALHVAASLWLLAHGAELVRVDTLSGVPAPVGVTPLLLLLLPVWLVRRAARDAEGGVAAWGGVVCGYLVVAAGAAGYAAGGALRPSWGWTGVCLPVVVAGAAAVGVWGGGERGEGEDGADEGRSGEGRSDKRRSPRETPPAAGRLTHPAGRLTHLAGALAHPAGALARAARWLGLAVGTPARPDGGTEPRSDGAQARATGAQAHGEHPRATLHTATLHTATLRTTLPTTLRAGLAATGVLLAGGALLVAVSTVLHGGAARASFLDLTEGWSGRFAVLLLCVALVPNAAVWGAAYALGPGFTLGAGHLVSPLASDPASLLPPFPLLAAVPDAGAGGPLTWSAGAVPVAGGLVLGWFVARGACDADVPWSWGLTAGSAAASSLVLAAATSLTAGAAGGPLGTGALAQFGPVWWQTGGAALAWGAGVGVPVALAVRGWLCREPHADEVEAPGSWGAEGAYDAETSGSWDAWNADEAQVPASRGARGVDAGEADGSWDAYDAVPGPRGRGRRWTRFLSPRRAFRTKSEANGTKSEANGVPQPASSLADDPVYASLLKDAPYDTGTPDALFEPYDFTTPPDPAWHDDSARETRWAALREAARPWEEAEGETPEEERGENPGR, from the coding sequence ATGACGGGCGTGAACCCGATGACCGCCCGCCGCCCGCCGCTGTCGGCCCTGTCGTCCCTCCCCGCCCGTCTGCGCGACCGCTCACCCGGGCTCGCCGCAGGGTTCCTCGGCGGCGTGCTCGCCGCGGGGCTCGGGCTCGGGTCGGTCGCCGTGCTCGTCATGGTCCTGTGGATCAGCTCGCCGTACCCCGACAGCGGGCCCGGCGGGGCACTCCACGTCGCCGCGTCCCTCTGGCTCCTCGCGCACGGCGCGGAACTCGTCCGCGTCGACACACTTTCGGGTGTTCCCGCGCCCGTGGGGGTGACGCCGTTGCTGCTTCTGCTGCTGCCGGTGTGGCTCGTGCGGCGTGCCGCGCGGGACGCGGAGGGGGGTGTCGCGGCGTGGGGCGGTGTCGTCTGCGGGTACCTGGTCGTCGCCGCCGGGGCAGCCGGGTACGCGGCCGGGGGTGCGCTGCGGCCGTCCTGGGGGTGGACGGGCGTGTGCCTGCCGGTCGTCGTCGCGGGTGCCGCCGCGGTGGGGGTCTGGGGCGGGGGTGAGAGGGGCGAGGGCGAGGACGGCGCGGACGAGGGGCGTTCGGGCGAGGGACGTTCGGACAAGCGGCGTTCACCCAGAGAGACGCCGCCCGCCGCAGGGAGGTTGACCCACCCCGCCGGAAGGTTGACCCACCTCGCCGGGGCGTTGGCCCATCCCGCCGGGGCGTTGGCCCGCGCGGCGCGATGGCTCGGCCTCGCGGTCGGCACACCGGCACGGCCGGACGGCGGCACCGAGCCCCGATCGGACGGCGCCCAGGCGCGAGCGACCGGCGCACAGGCGCACGGGGAACACCCCCGAGCCACCCTCCACACCGCAACCCTCCACACCGCAACCCTCCGAACCACCCTCCCCACCACCCTCCGCGCCGGCCTGGCCGCCACCGGCGTCCTCCTCGCCGGCGGCGCCCTCCTCGTCGCCGTCTCCACGGTCCTCCACGGCGGCGCCGCCCGCGCCTCCTTCCTCGACCTGACCGAAGGCTGGTCAGGCAGGTTCGCCGTCCTCCTCCTGTGCGTCGCGCTCGTCCCCAACGCGGCCGTCTGGGGCGCCGCCTACGCCCTCGGGCCCGGTTTCACCCTCGGCGCCGGCCACCTCGTCTCCCCCCTCGCCTCCGACCCCGCGTCCCTCCTCCCGCCGTTCCCGCTCCTCGCGGCCGTCCCCGACGCGGGTGCGGGCGGGCCGCTGACCTGGTCCGCCGGGGCGGTTCCCGTCGCCGGAGGGCTCGTCCTCGGGTGGTTCGTCGCGCGGGGCGCCTGCGACGCCGACGTCCCCTGGTCCTGGGGTCTGACCGCCGGTTCCGCCGCCGCCTCGTCCCTCGTCCTCGCCGCCGCGACGTCCCTCACCGCCGGCGCCGCCGGCGGCCCCCTCGGCACCGGCGCGCTCGCACAGTTCGGCCCCGTGTGGTGGCAGACGGGAGGTGCGGCGCTCGCCTGGGGCGCGGGCGTCGGCGTGCCGGTCGCGCTCGCGGTACGGGGGTGGCTGTGCCGCGAGCCGCACGCGGACGAGGTTGAGGCGCCGGGGAGTTGGGGTGCGGAAGGCGCGTACGACGCCGAGACGTCCGGGAGTTGGGACGCGTGGAACGCGGACGAGGCTCAGGTGCCGGCGAGTCGAGGTGCGCGGGGTGTGGACGCCGGTGAGGCGGACGGAAGTTGGGACGCGTACGACGCCGTACCGGGGCCACGTGGACGTGGACGTCGTTGGACGCGGTTCCTGTCGCCGAGGCGGGCATTCCGGACGAAGTCCGAAGCGAACGGGACGAAGTCCGAGGCGAACGGGGTGCCCCAGCCGGCCAGTTCCCTCGCCGACGACCCCGTCTACGCGTCCCTCCTCAAAGACGCCCCGTACGACACCGGCACCCCCGACGCCCTCTTCGAGCCCTACGACTTCACCACCCCACCCGACCCCGCCTGGCACGACGACTCCGCCCGCGAGACCCGCTGGGCCGCACTCAGGGAGGCGGCGAGACCGTGGGAGGAAGCGGAGGGAGAGACGCCGGAGGAGGAACGGGGTGAGAACCCGGGACGCTGA